Proteins encoded together in one Syntrophorhabdus sp. window:
- a CDS encoding sodium:solute symporter family protein: MNPITYLDFQKPSAEMAIWGSIGVGLMLLVSIVLGILSKRKVAKGSFEEYLVGKRDIGPVVTGCALSASYLSGWAFAGSTGVVYAVGFSGMWFAGIWSLLGLIPCCWLAAVKTASFSKKLGAATLPETIGRRFESKMLQTVVAICMLYFLFMYSVGQLKAAGGVWYATTGLPAVWCLLLSIFIAWLYMVLGGYVGTQWSMAFQGAFLGFVGALLGIWAIIWAGGFYEISSKLYMEPKVGPALIKLIRPELPQVGPTQLFSSLVGILACPVIFFTMAIGFPHNVSRFLGMGTLNKKGYWTLIIMVYLIAGVPIMLDCSSNGLVARMIYGPNLLKVKPWAADLAAPELAFAVGGIPLMTLYVMGLFAAALSTLAGMVFIMSANITRDVIKLWWPQVSDKSMLYLGYFLIALFLFLPFYWTLVNPPPLLSIFMGLAAMGLGAIFFFVTAVSYYWKGATKWGAFCCVVYGTGMSIYGGWKVLFKKEVGLGTFEWWLVIGCGIIYFVVSAITKKPSQELLDRLFPAKN; encoded by the coding sequence ATGAATCCGATAACGTATCTCGACTTTCAAAAACCATCAGCGGAAATGGCGATATGGGGCAGCATCGGCGTTGGGTTGATGCTTCTTGTCTCCATCGTCCTCGGAATTTTGAGCAAGAGGAAGGTGGCAAAAGGCTCCTTCGAGGAATATCTTGTCGGTAAACGGGACATCGGACCTGTCGTGACGGGCTGCGCCCTGTCGGCGTCCTACCTCTCGGGCTGGGCCTTCGCCGGAAGCACGGGTGTCGTATACGCCGTCGGTTTCTCGGGGATGTGGTTCGCGGGCATCTGGAGCCTTCTCGGCCTCATCCCGTGCTGCTGGCTCGCCGCCGTCAAGACGGCCTCCTTTTCGAAGAAACTCGGCGCGGCCACGCTGCCTGAGACGATCGGCCGAAGGTTTGAGAGCAAGATGCTCCAGACCGTCGTCGCCATCTGCATGCTCTACTTCCTCTTCATGTACTCCGTGGGTCAGCTCAAGGCGGCAGGCGGCGTGTGGTACGCCACCACGGGTCTTCCCGCGGTGTGGTGTTTGCTCCTGTCCATCTTCATCGCCTGGCTCTACATGGTGCTCGGCGGCTACGTCGGCACCCAGTGGTCCATGGCCTTCCAGGGCGCATTCCTCGGCTTTGTCGGGGCGCTTCTCGGCATATGGGCGATCATCTGGGCCGGCGGCTTCTATGAAATATCCTCAAAGCTCTACATGGAACCGAAGGTGGGCCCCGCGCTCATCAAGCTCATACGACCGGAATTGCCGCAGGTTGGTCCGACACAGCTCTTCTCGAGCCTCGTCGGCATACTTGCCTGCCCGGTCATCTTCTTCACCATGGCGATCGGCTTTCCCCATAACGTGAGCCGTTTCCTCGGCATGGGCACCCTGAACAAGAAAGGCTACTGGACACTGATCATCATGGTCTACCTCATCGCCGGCGTCCCCATCATGCTCGACTGTTCGAGCAACGGTCTTGTCGCCAGGATGATCTACGGGCCAAACCTCCTCAAGGTCAAGCCCTGGGCGGCGGACCTCGCTGCACCTGAGCTTGCCTTCGCCGTCGGCGGCATTCCCCTGATGACGCTTTACGTCATGGGTCTTTTCGCGGCGGCACTTTCCACGCTCGCCGGCATGGTCTTTATCATGAGCGCCAACATAACCCGCGACGTCATCAAGCTGTGGTGGCCGCAGGTATCGGACAAGTCCATGCTGTACCTTGGTTACTTCCTCATCGCGCTGTTCCTCTTCCTGCCCTTCTACTGGACGCTCGTCAACCCGCCGCCGCTTTTGTCCATCTTCATGGGCCTCGCGGCAATGGGTCTCGGTGCGATCTTCTTCTTCGTGACGGCGGTCTCCTATTACTGGAAGGGCGCCACGAAGTGGGGCGCTTTCTGCTGTGTCGTCTACGGGACGGGCATGAGCATCTACGGCGGATGGAAGGTCCTCTTCAAGAAGGAGGTCGGCCTCGGGACCTTCGAGTGGTGGCTCGTTATCGGCTGCGGCATAATCTATTTCGTCGTCAGCGCCATCACGAAGAAACCCTCCCAGGAGCTGCTGGACCGGCTTTTCCCGGCAAAGAACTGA
- a CDS encoding tetratricopeptide repeat protein, with product MRYFLAVLLVCVLAACTGCSKGEDNGTTAGDYYRQAYQFIDAGHPREAIDLLNLAIKKDPNYYEAYYNRGVVFYLLKDYQKAVDDFSKAIAIDPKNSSAYASRGEVHEIMRENEKAYSDYRTAARMGNGEARKYLTSKGMSW from the coding sequence ATGAGATATTTTCTTGCCGTCTTGCTTGTGTGCGTGCTTGCCGCCTGTACCGGTTGTTCGAAGGGCGAGGACAACGGGACAACGGCCGGCGATTACTACAGGCAGGCGTACCAGTTCATCGACGCGGGGCATCCCAGGGAGGCCATTGATCTTCTCAACCTCGCCATCAAGAAGGACCCCAACTACTACGAGGCATACTACAACCGCGGCGTTGTCTTCTATCTCCTCAAGGATTATCAGAAGGCCGTCGATGATTTCTCGAAGGCCATTGCCATCGACCCGAAAAACTCCTCGGCGTACGCAAGCCGGGGGGAGGTGCACGAGATCATGCGGGAGAACGAAAAGGCGTACAGCGATTACAGAACGGCTGCGCGGATGGGCAATGGTGAGGCGCGGAAATATCTGACGTCGAAGGGAATGTCCTGGTAG
- a CDS encoding pentapeptide repeat-containing protein — protein sequence MRKIVICAMVLAAVSLLCIPAGVSAFNAQDVQKLNTTNKCSKCDLSGANLEGIDLYGARLDGANLSGANLKGTLFNDADLRGANLKGASTDKETSFSGAKLSEAVWMDGSKCKSGQIGRCK from the coding sequence ATGAGAAAGATAGTGATCTGCGCAATGGTCTTGGCCGCTGTTTCGTTGCTGTGCATTCCCGCCGGTGTGTCGGCCTTCAACGCCCAGGATGTGCAGAAGCTCAACACGACGAACAAGTGCAGCAAGTGTGACCTGTCCGGGGCGAACCTCGAGGGGATCGATCTCTACGGGGCAAGGCTGGACGGGGCCAACCTGTCGGGCGCCAACCTGAAGGGGACTCTCTTCAATGACGCGGACCTCAGGGGTGCGAATCTCAAGGGCGCGTCCACGGACAAGGAGACGAGTTTTTCCGGGGCCAAGCTCTCCGAGGCTGTCTGGATGGATGGCTCGAAGTGCAAGTCGGGACAGATAGGAAGGTGCAAGTAA
- a CDS encoding sodium:solute symporter family protein codes for MFYLITFTLIYLAVTVYFSWLGYRRTVTVSDYLLAGRQVHPVTMGLSYGATYISTSAIIGFGGVSALYGFGLTWLSFLNIMVGVFIAFVIFGKRTRKMGKALDAHTFPELLGRRYESRFVQGFSGLMILIFMPVYTAAVLIGISRFIEVYLSVPFSTAFLAFLLMTSCFVIWGGLKGVLYTSAFQGVIMVVSMIAIGITSYYSLGGISEAHRSLDTVTPYVPQFLKEAGHRGFTSMPATFSSIWWYVLTTMIMGVGIGVIGQPQLNVRFMTLKSDREINRSVPFTAIFILCTTGIAYAVGALTNTFFYNTYTELPIHAVQGNVDKIIPLYIDRFYPQWFVALFLVALMSAAMSAGSSQFHALGTSLSRDIFEQALLKGKSVAETTIVTRVGIVFSIFATLIIGLILPESIVAVATAFFFSLCGATFIPVYLFGLYWRRGTKPAAKASILSGFFVSLIWMLFFHEQEAKAFGLCRRLFDTETLAGHPWNMIDPQVIALPIGLIVFVVVSLATRPVREETVKKAFVHI; via the coding sequence ATGTTCTACCTCATAACATTCACCCTCATCTATCTCGCCGTTACGGTATACTTCAGCTGGCTCGGGTATCGCAGGACGGTGACGGTCTCCGATTATCTCCTTGCCGGACGCCAGGTCCACCCCGTCACGATGGGTCTCTCCTATGGCGCCACGTACATCAGCACGTCGGCCATCATCGGTTTCGGTGGCGTGAGCGCCCTGTACGGGTTCGGTCTCACCTGGCTTTCCTTCCTCAATATCATGGTGGGCGTCTTCATCGCCTTCGTTATATTCGGCAAGCGGACCCGGAAGATGGGAAAGGCTCTCGATGCCCACACCTTCCCGGAGCTGCTCGGCAGGCGCTACGAATCGAGGTTCGTCCAGGGTTTCTCGGGCCTCATGATCCTCATCTTCATGCCCGTCTACACCGCCGCCGTATTGATAGGCATCTCCCGGTTCATCGAGGTCTACCTCAGTGTTCCCTTTTCCACCGCCTTTCTCGCCTTCCTTCTCATGACCTCCTGTTTCGTCATCTGGGGAGGCCTTAAAGGGGTCCTCTACACGAGTGCTTTCCAGGGTGTCATCATGGTCGTCTCCATGATAGCCATCGGGATAACCAGTTACTATTCCCTGGGGGGCATATCGGAGGCACACCGGTCGCTCGACACCGTAACCCCCTACGTCCCCCAGTTCCTGAAGGAGGCGGGGCACAGGGGCTTCACCTCCATGCCCGCGACCTTCTCCTCCATCTGGTGGTATGTGCTGACAACGATGATCATGGGCGTGGGCATCGGTGTCATCGGCCAGCCCCAGCTCAACGTCCGCTTCATGACGCTCAAATCGGACAGGGAGATCAACCGTTCCGTGCCCTTCACGGCCATATTCATCCTCTGCACCACGGGGATCGCTTACGCGGTGGGGGCACTGACGAACACATTCTTCTACAACACGTACACGGAACTTCCCATACATGCCGTGCAGGGAAACGTGGACAAGATAATCCCCCTCTACATCGACCGCTTCTATCCCCAGTGGTTCGTCGCCCTCTTCCTCGTCGCCCTCATGTCGGCCGCCATGAGCGCCGGAAGCAGCCAGTTCCATGCCCTGGGCACGTCGCTCTCCCGCGACATCTTCGAGCAGGCCCTGCTGAAAGGAAAATCCGTGGCGGAGACAACGATAGTGACGAGGGTGGGCATCGTCTTCAGCATCTTCGCCACCCTTATCATCGGCCTTATCCTGCCCGAGAGCATCGTCGCCGTCGCAACGGCGTTCTTCTTCAGTCTTTGCGGCGCGACCTTCATCCCCGTCTACCTCTTCGGCCTCTACTGGAGGCGGGGCACGAAACCGGCGGCCAAGGCAAGCATACTGTCCGGTTTCTTCGTATCCCTCATCTGGATGCTCTTCTTCCACGAGCAGGAGGCAAAGGCCTTCGGCCTGTGCAGAAGGCTCTTCGATACAGAAACCCTTGCGGGCCACCCCTGGAACATGATAGACCCCCAGGTGATAGCTCTGCCCATAGGCCTTATAGTCTTCGTCGTCGTATCCCTGGCGACGCGCCCGGTGCGGGAGGAAACGGTGAAAAAGGCGTTTGTGCATATTTGA
- a CDS encoding L,D-transpeptidase family protein → MGDGKRRRTAPFSRQVHHGARHIVPGVVLLIVLLFASMLQANPGAARGSSEMTVAAVALSETMKETLARRWPDTSHLILVRNSGPLPHNSTLHAFESKGGTWTLLFGPVPAMTGRNGFAGDGAKREGDGRTPVGVYPLGFVFGYPFAIGSAMPYRPMTPEDIWVDDPDSPDYNRLKKRGETAARSFEDMVLADDRYKYGIVIEYNTDPVIPGRGSAIFLHIRKDETTPTAGCVAISEEDILTLIHWLDPAKKPLIVIEK, encoded by the coding sequence ATGGGTGATGGGAAGAGAAGAAGAACGGCGCCATTCTCCCGGCAGGTACATCATGGTGCGAGACACATCGTCCCGGGCGTTGTTCTTCTCATCGTCCTCTTATTCGCTTCCATGCTTCAGGCGAACCCCGGTGCCGCCCGAGGATCGAGTGAGATGACGGTGGCCGCGGTCGCGCTGTCGGAAACTATGAAGGAAACACTCGCCCGACGATGGCCGGACACTTCTCACCTCATCCTCGTCCGAAATAGCGGACCATTGCCCCACAATTCCACCCTCCATGCATTTGAAAGCAAAGGCGGCACGTGGACCCTTCTCTTCGGCCCCGTGCCCGCCATGACGGGCAGGAACGGTTTTGCCGGGGACGGCGCTAAACGCGAAGGCGATGGCCGGACACCCGTGGGCGTATATCCCCTCGGCTTTGTCTTCGGCTACCCCTTCGCCATCGGCTCCGCCATGCCCTACCGCCCGATGACGCCCGAGGACATCTGGGTCGACGATCCCGACTCCCCCGATTACAACCGGCTCAAGAAACGCGGAGAAACGGCTGCCCGCTCCTTCGAGGACATGGTCCTTGCCGATGACCGATACAAGTACGGCATCGTCATCGAATACAACACCGACCCCGTCATCCCCGGCCGCGGCAGCGCCATCTTCCTCCACATCCGCAAGGACGAGACCACCCCCACCGCAGGCTGTGTGGCCATCTCGGAAGAAGACATCCTCACGCTCATCCACTGGCTCGACCCGGCAAAGAAACCACTTATCGTCATCGAAAAGTAG
- a CDS encoding acyl--CoA ligase, translating to MNFAMFSGLNASKFPQREFIIESYPSKKQRRSLTWKEFDDQANRIANYLIKDCGIKKGDIVLHLMMNCMEWYASYIAVLKTGATVTPLNFRFASADIKYAADVTKCKVFMFGEQFNARVEPIMKDMDYCKSFICLGDTIPAGTKSYKEIAEKGDATAVCFETADDDMAELMFTSGTTGAPKPVSHTHQSLFYIGIGNALTYNEGYNSVYLSPHPFYHSGTLFLSFPCYIAAGKVLMAMETQPEFYLRSMADEKCTGGWNTVPTWSDVINALKTGQISLKDYDLSALRHIEIGAQPVPYILLEDSKKFFPNLPIANIYGITEGGGGGLTNCYDEDIMRKPGSIGKATVFMDAKVVDSEGKTLPAGGVGELLLKGPRLMKEYAFNPEMTAKTIKDGWLYTGDLAYMDEEGFIFFADRAKDLIIRGGENIFPAEIEDALRKHPKIMDVAVLGYPHPRLVEIVMAIIQPKEGETIADEEIINFVKEKGLAKYKWPEKMIYTTIPRNPAGKIEKPKLRDMYVKPAKEAMEKEFKKQ from the coding sequence ATGAATTTCGCAATGTTTTCGGGGCTCAATGCGAGCAAATTCCCACAGAGAGAGTTCATCATCGAGAGCTATCCATCAAAGAAACAGCGCCGGAGTCTCACGTGGAAGGAGTTTGATGACCAGGCGAACAGGATCGCCAATTACCTCATCAAGGATTGCGGCATCAAGAAGGGTGATATCGTCCTTCATCTCATGATGAACTGCATGGAATGGTATGCCAGCTACATCGCGGTTCTCAAGACGGGTGCAACGGTAACGCCGCTGAACTTCCGTTTCGCCAGCGCCGACATCAAATATGCCGCCGATGTCACAAAATGCAAGGTCTTCATGTTCGGCGAGCAGTTCAACGCAAGGGTCGAGCCCATCATGAAGGACATGGATTACTGCAAGAGCTTTATTTGTCTCGGCGACACCATCCCCGCCGGCACGAAATCATATAAGGAGATCGCGGAAAAGGGCGACGCCACAGCGGTTTGTTTTGAAACGGCCGATGACGACATGGCGGAGCTCATGTTCACCTCAGGCACGACGGGAGCGCCCAAGCCGGTCTCCCACACCCATCAGAGCCTCTTCTACATCGGCATAGGCAACGCGCTCACTTACAACGAAGGGTACAACAGCGTATACCTGTCACCCCACCCCTTCTACCACAGTGGTACCCTGTTCCTCTCCTTCCCGTGCTACATCGCGGCAGGCAAGGTTCTCATGGCGATGGAGACGCAGCCGGAATTCTATCTCAGGAGCATGGCCGATGAGAAATGCACAGGTGGCTGGAACACGGTGCCGACATGGTCGGACGTGATCAACGCCCTCAAGACGGGCCAGATCAGTCTCAAGGACTACGACCTCTCCGCGCTTCGCCACATCGAGATAGGCGCCCAGCCGGTGCCCTACATCCTTCTTGAGGATTCCAAGAAGTTCTTCCCCAACCTGCCCATCGCCAACATATACGGCATCACCGAGGGCGGCGGCGGAGGCCTCACCAACTGCTACGATGAGGACATCATGAGAAAACCGGGCTCCATCGGGAAGGCGACGGTCTTCATGGATGCGAAGGTTGTCGACAGCGAAGGGAAGACGCTGCCCGCGGGCGGCGTGGGCGAGCTCCTCCTCAAGGGCCCCCGTCTCATGAAGGAATATGCCTTCAACCCGGAAATGACGGCAAAGACGATAAAGGACGGCTGGCTGTACACGGGCGACCTTGCCTACATGGACGAAGAGGGTTTCATCTTCTTCGCCGACAGGGCCAAGGACCTCATCATCAGGGGCGGCGAGAACATCTTCCCCGCCGAGATCGAGGACGCGCTGCGCAAGCATCCCAAGATCATGGACGTCGCGGTCCTCGGGTACCCACACCCCAGGCTCGTGGAGATCGTCATGGCCATCATCCAGCCCAAGGAAGGCGAAACGATCGCCGATGAGGAGATCATCAACTTCGTCAAGGAAAAGGGTCTCGCGAAGTACAAATGGCCCGAAAAGATGATATACACCACCATCCCCCGCAACCCCGCCGGAAAGATCGAAAAACCGAAACTCCGCGACATGTACGTGAAACCGGCAAAGGAAGCGATGGAGAAAGAATTCAAGAAACAGTAA
- a CDS encoding AMP-binding protein: protein MAEVFTHIGEILARNARMYPNDVALVERTPAEKKRVELTWKQFDDQANQFSNALAKMGAKKGDKIVHFMNNSTKWLVAYFGIIRTGAWVVPLNFRFTSEDVKYCSDVAEPTIMVFDEEFAGRIEAIKGDLPTVKKYICVGDNVPAWAESFDKLVASGSAANLNVTLLPTDECGLYFTSGTTGQPKPILLTHNNMFCACVTENAHHKQTKKDCFILIPPLYHTGAKMHWFGSFIVGSKAVILKGVSPEWTLEAVSEEGGTIVWLLVPWAQDILLKFDKGEIKPSNYKLDQWRLMHIGAQPVPPALIKHWKEYFPTMDYDTNFGLSESTGPGCVHLGLGNEHKIGAIGIPGFNWEFKIVDENNNTLKQGEPGELVVRGNGVMREYYKNPEATKKTLIDGWLYTGDMAREDEDGFIWLVDRKKDIIITGGENVFPVEVEDFLYTNTKIKDAAAIGIPDDRLGEIVTVVVELKPGETMTEEEVIKFCEPLPRYKRPRKVFFGDVPRNPTGKIEKPKLRKQYSGMEEAFKIK, encoded by the coding sequence ATGGCAGAAGTCTTCACGCACATAGGTGAAATCTTGGCACGCAACGCGCGCATGTATCCCAACGACGTTGCCCTCGTCGAGCGCACACCCGCGGAAAAGAAAAGGGTCGAACTCACCTGGAAGCAGTTTGACGATCAGGCGAACCAGTTCTCCAACGCCCTCGCGAAAATGGGGGCAAAGAAGGGGGACAAGATCGTCCACTTCATGAACAACTCCACCAAGTGGCTCGTTGCCTACTTCGGCATCATCAGAACAGGGGCCTGGGTGGTGCCTCTCAACTTCCGTTTCACTTCGGAGGACGTCAAGTACTGCAGCGATGTCGCGGAACCGACGATCATGGTCTTCGATGAAGAGTTTGCCGGCAGGATCGAGGCAATAAAGGGCGATCTCCCGACGGTGAAGAAGTATATCTGTGTGGGCGACAACGTCCCGGCGTGGGCGGAATCCTTTGACAAACTCGTCGCTTCCGGGTCCGCGGCAAACCTCAACGTCACCCTTCTCCCCACGGACGAGTGCGGGCTCTACTTCACCTCGGGCACCACGGGTCAGCCGAAACCCATTCTGCTCACCCACAACAACATGTTCTGCGCCTGCGTGACCGAGAACGCCCACCACAAGCAGACGAAAAAGGACTGCTTCATCCTCATCCCGCCGCTCTATCACACGGGCGCCAAGATGCACTGGTTCGGCAGCTTCATCGTCGGCAGCAAGGCGGTCATACTGAAGGGCGTGTCGCCGGAATGGACCCTCGAGGCGGTGAGCGAGGAAGGCGGCACCATCGTGTGGCTCCTCGTTCCCTGGGCACAGGATATCCTCCTCAAGTTCGACAAGGGCGAGATCAAGCCCTCCAACTACAAGCTCGACCAGTGGCGCCTCATGCACATCGGGGCGCAGCCCGTTCCCCCGGCGCTCATCAAGCACTGGAAGGAATACTTCCCTACGATGGACTACGACACCAACTTCGGCCTCAGTGAATCCACGGGGCCCGGCTGCGTGCACCTGGGGCTCGGCAATGAGCACAAGATCGGCGCCATCGGCATTCCCGGCTTCAACTGGGAGTTCAAGATCGTCGACGAGAATAACAACACCCTGAAGCAGGGCGAGCCCGGCGAACTCGTCGTCCGCGGCAACGGCGTGATGCGCGAGTACTACAAGAACCCCGAGGCAACGAAGAAGACCCTCATCGACGGCTGGCTCTACACCGGCGACATGGCCCGCGAGGACGAGGATGGTTTCATCTGGCTCGTCGACAGGAAGAAGGACATCATCATCACCGGCGGCGAGAACGTCTTCCCCGTCGAAGTGGAGGATTTCCTCTACACGAACACAAAGATCAAGGATGCGGCAGCCATCGGTATCCCCGATGACCGTCTGGGAGAGATCGTCACCGTCGTCGTAGAGCTCAAGCCCGGGGAGACCATGACCGAAGAAGAGGTCATCAAGTTCTGCGAGCCGCTGCCACGGTACAAAAGGCCGAGAAAGGTCTTCTTCGGCGATGTCCCGCGCAATCCCACAGGCAAGATAGAGAAACCGAAACTGAGAAAGCAGTACTCCGGCATGGAAGAGGCATTCAAGATCAAATAG
- the rnc gene encoding ribonuclease III, which yields MSHKKPTLEETIGYTFRNRELYNQAVTHSSCFNEKREARRSDNEKLEFLGDAILNTVISIILYKRFRGRDEGFLSNARSSLVKRETLTAIAKEINLDRHMSYGNGDGSVPEESKVLSNMVEALIGALYLDSGIRNTSKIIRKLFSAYFTEEKLTEKNPKNILQELSQKKWGVLPRYKFPRKIRDGFAVMVFIGKEHKARGTGKSKKEAEQNAARNLLECLSEIEV from the coding sequence GTGTCCCACAAGAAGCCTACCCTCGAAGAAACCATCGGCTACACATTCAGGAACAGGGAACTATACAACCAGGCGGTCACACACAGTTCCTGCTTCAACGAGAAGCGGGAGGCCCGCCGTTCGGACAATGAAAAGCTGGAATTTCTCGGGGACGCCATCCTCAACACGGTCATCAGCATCATCCTCTACAAGCGATTTCGCGGCAGGGACGAGGGCTTCCTGAGCAACGCCCGTTCGAGCCTCGTCAAGCGGGAAACCCTGACGGCCATAGCGAAGGAGATCAACCTCGACCGCCACATGAGCTATGGCAACGGGGATGGCAGCGTTCCCGAGGAATCGAAGGTGCTTTCCAACATGGTCGAGGCGCTGATCGGGGCGCTCTACCTCGACAGCGGGATCAGGAACACCTCAAAGATCATCCGCAAACTCTTCTCGGCCTACTTCACCGAGGAAAAGCTCACCGAAAAGAATCCCAAGAACATCCTTCAGGAGCTCTCTCAGAAGAAATGGGGTGTCCTGCCCCGGTACAAGTTCCCCCGGAAGATCAGGGACGGCTTCGCCGTCATGGTCTTCATCGGAAAGGAGCACAAGGCACGGGGTACGGGGAAAAGCAAGAAGGAAGCGGAGCAGAACGCAGCCCGCAACCTGCTGGAATGCCTGTCGGAAATAGAGGTCTGA
- the lnt gene encoding apolipoprotein N-acyltransferase — protein sequence MDSRHFNNPFASIAARYGHALLSGAMLALIQPPVSLFPLAFIALVPLLGAIDRDDLLLSFKRGFAAGVVAWLGIIYWVVVAMNSYGGINIPLSVLILFLFALYLSLYMAIFTVSCAYLEKRTSVPAYLLAAPVWVVLEYARGAVMTGFPWAFLGHSQYTFLPFIQVASITGTYFISFLVAAVNGIVFSLWTRKKVSRVWTMAVAVLIASSLAYGFVRLQDRDAEPFRAAIVQGNVGQDVKWDDAFKMMTVSKYYRLSFGLAQNSDLIIWPETAMPFIIERDIHAYKYVRAVPAMLRSRLLFGTVGLGAEGKLLNSVHYVDGEGRTAAIYNKVHLVPFGEYTPIVSYFPFLAKITAIGADFIPGEGHRPISTDAGRVGILVCFEGIFPYITNETVREGAEVLVNVTNDAWYNRTSAPFQHFVFYVFRAIETDRYVLRAANTGISAVIDPRGRVRGKTPIFTEEVLRGGYALKDTMTFYVRYGDYFIILCLAFLAGMVVAGIYRRKRFDDRRPKKA from the coding sequence ATGGATAGTCGACATTTCAACAACCCTTTTGCGTCCATTGCCGCAAGATACGGCCATGCATTGCTGTCGGGGGCCATGCTTGCCCTCATACAACCGCCGGTGTCTCTCTTTCCCCTTGCCTTTATCGCCCTGGTGCCGCTTCTCGGAGCCATCGACAGGGACGACCTTCTCCTGTCGTTCAAGCGGGGATTCGCCGCCGGGGTTGTAGCCTGGCTCGGCATCATCTACTGGGTCGTTGTGGCCATGAACAGCTACGGGGGCATCAATATCCCGTTGAGCGTGCTTATCCTCTTTCTCTTCGCGCTCTACCTTTCCCTGTACATGGCGATCTTCACCGTTTCCTGCGCGTACCTGGAGAAGAGGACCTCCGTTCCGGCGTACCTCCTCGCCGCCCCCGTGTGGGTGGTGCTGGAGTACGCGAGGGGAGCCGTCATGACGGGTTTCCCCTGGGCCTTCCTCGGCCACTCGCAATACACGTTCCTTCCTTTCATCCAGGTGGCTTCCATAACGGGGACATATTTCATCTCCTTCCTGGTAGCGGCGGTGAACGGCATAGTCTTTTCCCTGTGGACCCGCAAAAAGGTGTCCCGCGTATGGACGATGGCGGTGGCCGTTCTCATCGCCTCTTCCCTGGCCTATGGTTTCGTGAGGCTTCAGGACAGGGACGCCGAGCCGTTCAGGGCGGCGATCGTGCAGGGGAACGTCGGTCAGGACGTGAAATGGGACGACGCCTTCAAGATGATGACCGTCAGCAAGTACTACCGGCTGAGCTTCGGACTCGCGCAGAACTCCGACCTCATCATCTGGCCCGAGACAGCGATGCCGTTCATCATCGAACGTGACATTCACGCGTACAAATACGTGAGGGCGGTGCCCGCCATGCTCAGATCCCGGCTTCTTTTCGGAACGGTGGGGCTCGGGGCGGAAGGCAAGCTTTTGAACAGCGTCCACTACGTCGACGGGGAGGGACGGACCGCGGCGATATACAACAAGGTCCACCTTGTCCCTTTCGGAGAATATACCCCGATCGTTTCCTATTTCCCCTTCCTTGCGAAGATCACCGCCATCGGGGCGGACTTTATCCCCGGGGAGGGGCACAGGCCCATCTCAACGGATGCGGGAAGGGTCGGCATACTCGTCTGCTTCGAGGGGATATTCCCCTATATCACCAATGAAACCGTGAGGGAAGGGGCAGAGGTCCTCGTGAACGTCACCAACGACGCCTGGTACAACAGGACGTCGGCGCCTTTTCAACATTTCGTCTTCTACGTCTTCCGGGCAATTGAAACGGACAGGTATGTATTGCGGGCCGCCAACACGGGCATCAGCGCCGTTATCGACCCCAGGGGCCGTGTTCGGGGGAAGACCCCCATTTTCACGGAGGAGGTCCTGAGGGGCGGCTACGCGCTCAAGGATACCATGACGTTCTATGTGCGGTATGGAGACTATTTCATCATCCTGTGCCTTGCCTTTCTGGCCGGCATGGTTGTCGCGGGAATATACCGACGGAAGAGATTTGATGACCGACGGCCAAAGAAGGCGTAG
- the ybeY gene encoding rRNA maturation RNase YbeY yields MKLKRKAIGEVTGELLASLKLHNRDLSILLVDDRRIALMNRDLFGKDRSTNVISFSYLDGMPGEAVGDIVISVQRAADEAREAGIPFYERFFGLIVHGLVHILGYDHTKGSSEARRMRYRERKLMKVVLAHPAYLALVDG; encoded by the coding sequence ATGAAGCTCAAGCGAAAGGCGATCGGCGAGGTAACAGGGGAATTGCTGGCCTCTTTAAAGCTTCACAATAGGGACCTCAGCATACTGCTCGTGGATGACAGGCGAATCGCGCTGATGAACAGGGACCTTTTCGGCAAGGACCGTTCCACGAACGTGATCTCTTTTTCCTATCTCGACGGAATGCCCGGCGAGGCCGTCGGCGACATCGTCATTTCCGTGCAGCGCGCCGCCGATGAGGCTCGCGAGGCGGGCATTCCCTTCTATGAAAGGTTTTTTGGCCTTATTGTCCATGGCCTTGTTCACATCCTGGGTTATGATCATACGAAAGGGAGCTCGGAGGCGAGGAGAATGCGTTACCGGGAAAGGAAGCTCATGAAGGTTGTCCTGGCGCATCCTGCCTACCTGGCACTTGTCGATGGATAG